A window of Scomber scombrus chromosome 23, fScoSco1.1, whole genome shotgun sequence contains these coding sequences:
- the LOC134006262 gene encoding LOW QUALITY PROTEIN: low affinity immunoglobulin gamma Fc region receptor II-like (The sequence of the model RefSeq protein was modified relative to this genomic sequence to represent the inferred CDS: deleted 1 base in 1 codon) — protein sequence MPATLLTSLLCCSTNQASLTVSPSSSQMLEGEFVSLSCEDDDSSAGWKLRRNTTRETRTDCDEWGKSAGSSCNISFANTLDSGVYWCESREGATSNSISITVTGGSVILQSPVLPVMEGDDVTLHCKNQTSNLPADFYKDGSLIRTEPTGHMTIHHVSKSDEGLYNVTAAVMESLHPVGSLSQCLSEPEIVYSSLRKTSTPSHQSDH from the exons ATGCCGGCTACAT TGCTGACGTCACTGCTGTGCTGCTCTACAAACCAAG CCTCTCTGACTGTGAGTCCCAGCAGTTCTCAGATGTTAGAAGGAGAGTTTGTCTCTCTGAGCTGTGAGGATGACGACAGCTCTGCTGGATGGAAGCTGAGGAGGAACACAACCAGAGAAACCAGGACTGACTGTGATGAATGGGGAAAATCAGCTGGTTCCTCCTGTAACATCAGCTTCGCCAACACACTGGACAGTGGAGTTTACTGGTGTGAGTCCAGAGAGGGAGCAACCAGTAACAGCATCAGCATCACTGTCACTG gTGGATCAGTGATCCTGCAGAGTCCTGTCCTccctgtgatggagggagatgatgtcactctgcacTGTAAAAATCAGACCTCCAACCTCCCAGctgatttctataaagatggCTCCCTCATCAGGACTGAGCCTACAGGTCACATGACCATCCACCATGTTTCCAAGTCTGATGAAGGCCTCTAC aatgtcacagcagcagtcatGGAGAGTCTCCATCCAGTTGGATCTCTGTCACAG tGTCTATCAGAGCCAGAGATCGTCTACTCCTCACTGAGGAAGACCTCCACACCTTCACACCAGTCTGACCACTGA
- the LOC134006147 gene encoding uncharacterized protein LOC134006147 isoform X2 — MALFALFLPLLIFSLTSASKDQREINVTPGDDVTLPCQSPNDKAITLLEWSRPELKEDGYVFFYRNDRSYESYQHTTVLGRVQLRDASMKDGDLSVILQKVNINDTGKYECRIINSNTEGRERDYTETKHVIHLNVTDPGET, encoded by the exons ATGGCTTTGTTTGCATTATTTCTACCTCTCCTCATCTTTTCTCTGACTTCTGCATCTAAAG ATCAGCGAGAGATAAACGTGACGCCTGGAGATGACGTCACTCTTCCCTGTCAGAGTCCCAACGATAAAGCCATCACACTGTTAGAGTGGAGCAGACCTGAGCTGAAAGAAGATGGTTACGTCTTCTTCTACCGTAACGACCGCTCATACGAAAGCTACCAGCATACAACAGTTCTAGGTCGAGTACAGCTTAGAGACGCGTCCATGAAGGATGGAGACCTTTCTGTGATTCTGCAGAAAGTCAACATAAACGACACCGGAAAATACGAGTGTCGAATTATAAACAGCAACAcagaaggcagagagagagactacaCTGAGACCAAGCACGTCATCCATCTGAACGTCACTGACCCAG GAGAGACGTAG